The Cellulomonas sp. S1-8 genomic sequence CGCTGCCCGGCCCCACGGGGCCGGAACGCGTCAGGTGCCACCACGCGCTCGGCTTCTCCGGCCCGCGCAGGCTCCCCCACCGCTCGATCGACGTGCTCCACGCGTCCTGCTGCCCCACGTCGTACCCCAGCGCGCGCGCGGCGTCCCGCACGGCCGAGCGCGGCCGGTAGGTGATGACGTTGGCGACCTGCGCCGCGTGGGTGCGGCCGTGCGTCGCGTAGACGTGCTGGATGACCTCCTCGCGGCGGGCGGAGTCGATGTCGACGTCGATGTCCGGCGGGCCGTCGCGCTCGGGGGCCAGGAACCTCTCGAACAGCAGCCCGTGCTTCACGGGGTCGACGGCGGTGACGCGCAGCACGTAGCAGACCGCGGAGTTCGCGGCCGACCCGCGGCCCTGCGCGAGGATGCCGTTGCGGCGGCAGAACTCGACGAGGTCGTAGACCACGAGGAAGTACCCGGGGAAGCCGAGGTCCTCGATGACGCGCAGCTCGTGCGCGAGCTGCGCGTGCGCCCCGGGCACGGTCTCGGCGTCCGGTGGCCCGTACAGCTCCTGCGCCCCGCGACGGACGAGCTCACGCAGCCACGTCGCCTCGGTGTGACCCTCGGGCACGGGGTACGGCGGCAGGCGTGGCGCGACGAGCGACAGGTCGAACGCGCACTCACCCGCCAGGTCGGCCGCCGTGGTCACGGCGCTCGGGTGGCGGCGGTGCAGGTGCAGCATCTCGGCAGCCGACCGCAGGTGCGCGACGGGCGCGGCCGGCAGCCACCCGTCGAGGTCGTCGAGCGACGAGCGCGCGCGCACCGCGGCCAGCGCCTGCGCCAGGTCGGCGTCGCGCTCGGTCGCGTAGTGCACGTTGCCGGTCGCGACGAGCGGCAGGCGCGCATCGGAGGCGAGGGCCGCGAGCGCGTCGGCGCGGTCGGTGTCGTACGCGTCGCCGTGCCACGTGGTCTCGACGGCGACGTTGTCCCGCCCGAACAGTGCGACGAGCCGGTCCAGCTCGCGGCGCGACGCCTCGGGTCCGCCGGGCGCCACACCGAGGACTCCCGACGGGTCTCCCCCGGCCAGCGCGCGTCGCACCGCGCCCTTGCGGCAGCCGGTGAGGACCAGCCACTGCCCGGCGGCCGCCTCGGCCAGCTCCTCCAGGTGGTACTCCGCGGCGCCCTTGCGGCCCGTGCGCAGGTGCCCCTCGGCGATCGCGCGGGACAGCGCGCGGTACCCGTCGGGGCCGCGGGCGAGGACCAGCAGGTGGCTCGCACGCGGGTCGGGCACGCCCGTGGGCGCGTCGAGCACAGGCGGTCCGGGGGTCGGGCGCTTCTCGCGCGGGTGCCGGCGCGGGTCCGGGGCGGGCAGGTGCAGCTCGGCGCCGAACACCGTGGGCAGGCCGACGGCGCGCGCGGCCTGGGCGAACCGCACGACGCCGTACAGCCCGTCGTGGTCGGTCAGCGCGAGCGCGCTCTGCCCCAGGCGTGCCGCCTCGGCGGCGAGCTCCTCGGGCTGGCTGGCGCCGTCGAGGAAGCTGAACGCCGAGTGCGCGTGCAGCTCGGCGTACCGGGGCGGCCAGGCCGCACGCCCCGGGGCGGGGCCGCGCTCAGTCATAGTCGGCCTCGTACGTCCACGCCCCGTCGGTGTGCGTGAGCAGGACCGCGCCGCCGTCGTCGAACGCCACCTGCAGGTAGGCGCGCACCTGCGGCGCGGCGCCGGGGTGCGTCCACCAGCGGTCCGTCAGCAGCCACGGCCCCGACCACCCGGCGACGGCCCGCACGTCGTCGCCTGCGCCGGGCTGCGCCACCGCCAGCACGCTGCCCGGCGGTCCGCTGAGCCGGCCGCGCCGGTCGACGCGCACGGGTGCGCCGTGCACGTCACGCACCTCGACGCGCACGGGGTCGACCAGCACTGTCGCGGGCGCCGGGTCCGGCAGCCGACCCGGCCAGGGCCGGTCGACCGGGCGCGGCAGGTCGCTCTGCTCGCCCCAGGGCCGCACGTGCACCTGGTCGCGCACGTCGCGTCCGCCCTGCAGCGTCGCGGTGAGCACGCCAGGGCCCCCGACGATGCTCTGCGCACGTTCCAGCGCCCGGTGGGCGCGCAGGTCACCGCCGGACGGGCCGCCCCACAGCTTCGGTGCCTCGGCGCCCGCGGGCGCGACGTCGAGGGCCGTGAGGGTCAGCCGCACCAGCGCGACGGGGGCCAGGTCGTCCTCGTCGGCCGGCGCGCGCAGGTCGACCCGCCCGATGGCCTGACCGACGCCCCGGTCGCGCGCGGGCGCCTCACGCCGCCGGTCGCGGGCGGTCGCGACGGCCGACGCGGTGAGCCACCCGTCGAGCTGCCAGCGGATCCGGTCGGTGATCCGTGCGGCGGCCATCGCACCCCACCCGCCCAGGTCGGTGCGCCACGTGCGCACCAGGTCGGTGCCGTCGTCCGTGCGGGCCGCGACCTGCAGGCGTCCGCACGTCACGGACCGGGCGACGAGGTCGGCGTGCAGCTGCTCGGCCAGGCGTCGGCCGGCGAACGTCGCGGTGTCGACGCGCTCGACCGGCGGGTCGAGCTCGACGGTGAACTCCAGGTCCGCCTCGGGTCGTCGGCGCGCCGGGGGACGCTCGTCGAGGCCCCGCGCGAGCGTGCGCGCCCACGTGCCGAGCCGGCCGAACCGCGCGTGCACGTCGGGCGCCGGCAGCGCGGCGAACGCACCCAGGGTGCGCAGCCCCAGCCGGTGCAGCAGGTCGACGAGCCCGGCGACCTCCGCAGCCTGCTCGGGCGTGGTCGTCGCGTGCACGAGCTCGGTGACGCCGTAGGGGGCGAGGAACACCGCCGACACCCCCGGCTCGACGACGGCGCCGGTGCGCGCGGCCAGCACCGCGGCGAGCAGACCGTCCGCGGTCCCGACGCCGCACTCGTGCCCCGTGGCCCGCGCGACCGCGTCGACGATGCGCTCCGCGAGCGCCTCCTCCGAGCCGTGGTAGCGCGCAGCACCACCCGCGGGCAGCAGGAGCAGCCCCGGCCGCGCTACCTCGACGCCCGCCACCACCGTCTCCGTGGCGGCGGCGACCGGCTCGAACAGCCGCACGTCCCGGTAGTCGTCGGCGGGCAGCAGCACGAGATCGGGGCACACCCCCTGCGCCTGACGTCGTCGCATGCCGCGGCGCACCCCGTCGCCGCGCGCGAGCGCCGACACGGCGGTGACCCGTCGCCCGTCGTGCACCGCCGCGGGCACGTCGACGGGGACCTCGTCGGCCACCATCGCCGCGACCACGGGCCAGTCGGGCACCCACACGACCGTCGTCCGCGTGCTCATCCGACCAACCTCAGACCGCCGGCCGTCCCGCTGCGGGGACGGCTGCGCACCGGGCCGCCGGGCACGTGCTCGCCCGGCGGCGCGAACGGCAGGACGACGTCGGCCGACGTCGGGACGGCGGAGCTGCCGCGACCGGTGCGGCGCACCTGCACCTCGCACGTGCGCAGCCGCCCGTCGCCTGCACCGGTCCCGGACCAGCGGGCGGGCCCCGCGTCGAGCACGACGGCGGCACCCGCCCACGCCACGGTGGTCAGCAGCGCGGTGCCGCGCTCGCGCGCCCGGGCGGACAGACGGCGCCGGTCGGCGTCCGCGAGGGGGGCGTCGGGGCCGACGAGCACGACGTCGATCCCGTCGACGAGCGCGGCCAGCACGACGGCCGCGTCGGCACCCGGGTCGGGGACGAGAGCGAACCGGGTGAGGTCGACGCCCGCCTGCGCGGCGGCCAGCAGCCCGAGGCGCGGCTGACCGACCGCGACCGCCCACGCCCCCGACGCGCACGCGTGCGCCAGGACCCCGAGCGCCAGCGACGTGGAGCCGAGCACCGAGGTGGTCGCACCGCGGCGCAGCCCGTCCGGCAGCAGGTCCGCCAGCGCGGGCGGCACGGGCAGCGGCGGCCGCTCGCTGGTGAGCAGGGACGTGCGCCGGTACCCGGGGTCGGTGGTGAGGGCCAGGTCCTCGTCCGGCGTGGTCCGCGTCACCGTCGACGCAACGGGCGGCGCGGCCTCCTCGACGTGCCGCGCAGCCGCGTGGCTGCTCGTCAGCACCGTGCGTGCACCGGTGCGCCGTTCCGCGGCGGCCAGCGCGGCGCGCGCACGTGCCGCACGCTCCACGGTGCTCGTCCCGGTCACACCCGTTCCCCGTCCCTCGTCGTCCCACGCTGCAGGTGTGTCGTCCTCGTCGCGAGGACCTCCCTCGAGGTCGGGTCGCGCGTCGACGGCCCCCTGACGCCGCGCGCGACCCGACCCGTCGGATCGAACACATGTTCGATGATGCCAGTAGACGTCGCCGTCGGGGAGGGTGTCAATCCGCCCCGAGCGGGTGAACCGTTCGCGGCTCGGGGATGTGTCCACGAGGCGTATCATTTGACGGTTCCATCAACCCGTCATACCGGAGGCCCCGTGCCGCTGCACGCCCTCGGCGTCGACCGCCCCCTCGCGGAGGTCAAGGCCGAGCTGTTCAAGGCCCTCTCCCACCCGGTGCGCGTACGCACCCTCGAGCTCCTCGTCGAGCGCGACCGGCAGGTCAGCGAGCTGCTCACCGAGCTCGGCCTGGAGGCCTCGCACCTCTCCCAGCACCTCGCCGTGCTGCGGAGAACGGGCGTCGTCACCGCCCGACGCACCGGTAACGCCGTGCACTACTCGCTCGCGCTGCCGGCCGTCGCCGACATGCTCGCGGCGGCGCGCAGCGTCCTCGTCGACTCCGCCACCCGCCGCCGCGACCTGCTGGACGACACCGCGCCGACCGCTCCCGAGCCCGGGGCGTGATGACCGCAGCCGGGCTCGCGTCCAGCGCGTGGCAGCGCCTGCGCGCCCTCGCTCCCCGTCCCTCCGACTACGCCGACCTCCCCCGGTCCTGGCGCGGTGACCTGCTCGCCGGGGTCACCGTCGCCGTCGTCGCGCTGCCGCTCGCTCTCGGGTTCGGTGTCTCCTCCGGACTGGGCGCCGCGGCCGGTCTCGTCACCGCCGTCGTCGCCGGTGCCGTCGCCGCGGTGCTCGGCGGCTCGCACCTGCAGGTCAGCGGTCCCACCGGTGCCATGACCGTGGTCCTGCTGCCCGTCGTGGCCCGCCACGGACCCGAGTCCGTCCCGGTCGTCGCGATCATGGCCGGCGGCATCGTCGTGCTCGCCGGCGTGCTGGGCGTCGGCCGGCTCGTCGCCTACATCCCCTGGCCCGTCGTCGAGGGGTTCACGTTCGGCATCGGCGTCGTCATCGCCCTGCAGCAGGTCCCGCTCGCCCTCGACACGCCGCGCGCCGAGGGCGAGAACGCCGGCCTCGTCGCCGTGCGCACCCTGGCCCGCGTGGACTGGGCGCAGGCCGTCGCCCCGCTCGCTCTCGTCGCGCTCGTCGTGGCCGTCATGCTGGCGCTGCCCCGGCTGCACAAGGGCCTGCCCGCCTCGCTCGCCGCCGTCGTGCTCGGCACGCTCGTCGCCGAGGTCGCCGGGCTGGACGTCGACCGCATCGGCGTGCTGCCGTCCACCCTGCCCCTGCCCCACCTGCCGGTCGTCGACCCCGCGACCACGAGCGCCCTGTTCTCCGCCGCGCTCGCCGTGGCGGCGCTCGCCGCGCTGGAGTCGCTGCTGTCCGCCCGCGTCGCCGACGGGATGGCCGACGACATCGGGCGCACCCGGCCCAACCGCGAGCTGCTGGGCCAGGGCGTCGCGAACGTCGCGTCCGGGCTGTGCGGTGGCCTGCCGGCGACGGGCGCGATCGCCCGGACCGCGGTCAACGTGCGCGCCGGTGGCCGCACACGGGTCGCGGCGATCACGCACGCGCTCGTGCTCGCCGTCATCGTCTACGCCGCAGCACCCCTCGTCGGCCGCGTGCCCCTGTCCGTCCTGGCGGCGATCCTGCTGGTCACCGCGGCGCGCATGATCGACCTGCCGACGGCGCGCGCGATCTGCCGCTCCGGCCGGTCCGGCGCACTCGTCTTCTGCGTGACGCTCGGCGTGACGGTCGTGTTCGACCTGGTCATGGCGGTCGAGGTGGGGGTCGCGGTCGCCGCCGTGCTCACGCTGCGTGCCATGGCCCGCAGCAGCGGCCTGCATCGCGAACCCCTGCCCGACGCCCCGGACGACCACGTGACGGCCGCCGCCGAGCGCGCACTCCTGCACGAGCACATCGCCGTGTACCGCATCGACGGTGCGCTGTTCTTCGCCGACGTGCGCCGGTTCCTCGACGAGCTCGCGCTGGTCAGCGACGTGCGCGTCGTCGTCCTGCGCCTGGGCAACGTGCGCGTGCTCGACGCCAGCGGCGCGAACGCCCTCGCCGAGATCGTCGCCGACCTGCGCCGCCGCGGCATGGTCGTGCTGCTCAAGGGGATGCGGCCCGAGCACCGGCGCCTCGCGCAGGGCGTCGGCGTGCTCGACGCCCTCGGCGACGACCGGCACCTGTTCGACGACCTGGACGGCGCGCTCGCGCACGCCCGCTCGCACGTGCGCCCGGCGCCACCCGCGGCGAGGATGGGGGCGTCGTCCGGCGACCCCGTGCCGGGCACGACCGGAGGTCCCCCGTGCCCACGTCCCTGACGCGCCCCGTCGCCCACGAGCCGTACGGGCTGCTGCCGCCCGTCCCGGCGTTCTCCCTCACCAGCACCGACTGGGTGCACGGTGGGCGGGTCCCCGACGTGCACACCAACACCGACTCCGGGCAGAACGTCTCCCCGCAGCTGACGTGGTCCGGCTTCCCGGAGCAGACCGCCGGGTTCGCCGTCAACGTGTTCGACCCCGACGCCCCGGGTGTCGCCGGGTGGTGGCACTGGACGGTGCTGGGGCTCGGGCCGCAGGTCACGTCGCTGGTCCGCGGCGCGGGCGTCCCGGACGGATCAGCCTTGCCCGAGGGTGCGTTCGCGCTGCGCGGTGACGACGGCGTCGCGGGCTACGTGGGCTGCGCTCCCCCGCCCGGCGACCAGGTGCACCGGTACTACGTCGCCGTGCACGCGCTCGACACCGCGGACCTGGGCCTGACCCCCGACACCCCGCCGGGGGCCGCGAGCTGCGTCCTGGTGTTCCACACGCTCGCGCGCGCCGTGCTCATGGGGACGTACCAGCGCTGAGCGCCGGCCCGTGGCTGCCGGTAACCTGCCGCGCATGACCACCGCCCTGGGAACGCTGACCTGGGAGCGGGCCGTCGACCGCCCCGACCTGCTGGCCGCGAGCACGCACGCCGTGATCAGCGGGTGGGCCGTCGTCGAACCCGCGGTCGCCGACGCCGTCCTCGTCGCCGCCATCGACCCCGACCTCGCCGACACCGCCGCCATGACCGACGCCTACGACCTGCCGCTGTCCGCGTCGGTCAACTGCGTGCTCGTCGCGGGCAGGCGGGAGGGCGTCGAGCGCATCGCCGCATGCCTCGTGCGGGCGACGACGCGGGCCGACGTCAACAACGCCGTCAAGCGGCTGCTCGACGTGCGCAAGGCGTCGTTCCTGCCGATGGACCGCGCCACGCAGGAGTCGGGCATGGAGTACGGCGGGATCACGCCGCTGGGCCTGCCCGTCGGTTACCGGGTGCTGGCCGACGCGGCCGTGGCGGACACGGGCGCGGCGGACGACGGCACGGGCGGGCTGGTCGTCATCGGCAGCGGCGTGCGCCGGTCCAAGATCGCGCTGCCCGGGTCGCTGCTGGTCCGCGCACCGGGCGTCGAGGTGGTCCAGGAGCTCGCGATCGGCTGAGCCCGTCGCGTGACGAGCCGGGAGCACGGGCCCGTCGTCACCGCAGGGCGAGCACGTCCTGCGGGCTCATCACGGCCGTCAGCGCTGCCGGACCGGACGGCGCCCACTCGAACAGCAGGACCTCGCCGCTGGAGGGGAAGCCGGGCAAGGAGGTGATCATCGACACGAGCTGCGCCGCCACGCGTTCATCTGCGACCTCGATGTCGACGGCGTCACCAGCGACGTGCATCCGCAGGAGTGCGAGCACCGGCGCGTCGACGTCCTGGTAGACCTGCCATTGACCGGTGTTGTAGGTGGCCATGCGTCCCGTCGCGGGGACGAGGACGGTGCGCGGCCACTGCGCCCGCAGCACCGCGCCGAGCCGGCTCTCCTCGATGCGGTACGCACCGTCGGGAACAGCGATGGTCAGGTCGAACATGCGGATCCTCCGTTCACGGGACCAGTCGGACGTAACCGCGGATACCCAGCTCGACCATGCGCGACTCCAGGAACCTCGCCGCTGCGGCGCTGTTCGTGACGTACTCCACGACAGCGTCCGGCCCGCCGACCTGCCGGGCCGCGTCGGCGAGGTTCAACAGCTTCGGGTCGACCTTGGCGATGACGATCCTCTCCAGGCTCGAGCCGGGTTCAGGGGCGTAGAACGAGCTGGTGCCAGAGCCGACGTGCTTGGCGTCGCCGACCGCAGCGTACTGAGGGGTGAAGCCGTCGGGGTGGACCAGAGTGCCGTCCGCGAGCACCACGGTCTTCTCTGTGGGTCCGTAGATGCGGGTCTGGTACGCGGAACCGGCCTCATGCCCCCCACGCAGCCCTGACGTCGGCAGCGCGTTGAAACGGGCCTGTGCGACTGCCTGCTCCGCATCATCGAGAGCCTGTTTGACGCTGCCGTCGGCGAGCGGAACCGGCTCCCTTCTGAGGAACGCGCCCAGGTCGAGGACACCCGCGTCTTCGGCGAGGTCGAACCTGCGTGCTGCGAGCCACGCGGCGGGGTCGGCGACGACGTCGTCGGCGACGGTACGCACACCCCTGCCCAGGACCGCGCCGCCGAAGGCTCCGGGACCGAATGTCAGGACGAACCCGAGGGTGTCGAGGGCGAGCTGGGTGGGCGTGGCGGTCGCCAGGTAGTCGCGGGTGGCCTGGTCGGGGTCGCGGACGAAGGTCGCGATGCCGGCGGACTTGTCCAGTCCCCAGGTCAGGACCCCGGAGATGCCCATCGCCATGGCCAGGGACCCCCCGGACAGGGCGATCAGCGCGGCGATGCCCACACCGATGGCGATCTGCATCCCCAGGGGTTGGCCGTGCCACCAGTCGTCGACGCGGCCCAGGATCCCCGCCAGCCAGAACCCGAGCTCGTAGACCCTCTCCATCCGGGACGCGTCGAACGGTGCCAGGACCAGGCCGGCTGCGAGCAGCGCGAGGAGCGCCCCAGCAGCCAGGGTCCGGCGCCGCGACGGGTCCACGGGGTGGGCCATGGTCTCGTAGCCCAGCTCACGTGCCGCGCGCTGGGCTGCCAGCGCTGTGGCGCCCTGCTGTGCCGCCGCGCGTCGGGACTGGGCTGGTCCCTTGGCGAAGCCGGCCACGGCGGTGCGCAGGTCACGTGCGATCACCCACAGCGTGCCGGGGACCGCGAACCCGACCGCGTGCGCCCAGGCGCGCAGGGGCTCGGGCCACGTGCGCGTCCACTGCCCGACCCGCGTGGCGCACGCATCGACCCACCCAGGGCGCGGCACGACGACCAGCGCCGCGGCAGGCAGCCGGGCCAGCCGGCCGGCGTCGACGACCAGCGCGAGGACCAGCAGCACCACGAGCAGCGCCGGTCGGTGGTTCCCGTGCCCGAACGCCGACCAGGTCGCACGCAGCAACCACGGCACGTGCGTCAGCTGCGGGTCCAGCCACCGCCCGGACCGGTCACCGCCGTTGTAGGCCGCGTGGTCCGCGACCGCCACCAGCAACGCGATCACCGGCACGAGGACCGCACCGACCCGAACCCCCAGCGCCACGCGATCGTCGCGTCCTCGCACCGCGCGCACCGCTGCGATTCCCAGCCCGACCCATGCGGCCACGACCGCGGTCACGATCCCGTGCCCGGCGAACTCCTGGACCCGGTCGTTGACCGCGACCGGGACTGGCCACCACCCGAACTGGTCGAACTCCTCGGGCAGACGCTGGGAGGAGAACCCGATACCGGCCTTGCCGATCGCCAGGGCCAGACGCCGCAACGACTCCTCGACCAGCAGGAACGCGGTCCCGCCGGCCAGCCCCAGCAGCAACCAGTCCACGGCAGCGAACCGCGCAGCGCGCCGCGGGGCGAGCAACGCCACGACCGCCAGCGGCACCAGCTTGAGGGTCTCCTCGGTGATCGCGGCGATCATCACCGACGGACCGTCCTGCGAGACGGACAGATCGAGGACCACCGTGGTCAACCACCTCGAGACCAGCCCGACCACGAAGGACCACACCACGCACGCCGTGAAGAAACGCAGGTACCCGGTCCACGTCAACGACTTCGTGCGCGCCAGCACGTACCAGGCGACCACGACCCACACGCACCCCAGCCACGCCCGCAGCCCGAACCGGACCTCCGGCACGAACACGAACAGCCCCAGCACCCACACCAGAGCGACCCACAGCCCGACCGCCCGGACCTTGACCCACCGCGCCGCCAGCACCGGACGCGCCGCCCACCACGCGGCACGGCGCTGCGCCCACACCTGCCACCACTCACGCGGCGGCGCAGCACCCGCCGGCTGGTCCGCAACGACGCCGGTCGTCACCGATGACCCCCTGCGAATCGGACAACTCGGACGACCGCACCGTAACGGCATCCCCCTCGACGCCGAGCCGATCATCCACAGGACCACTCGGACGGACCAGCGCGGCGGCAGTAGCCTCGGGCGATGGTCTCGCTCACCTGGCCGGCCGCGCTGGCGTGGCGGTTGCGGCGTCAGCACCTCGAGCCCCGCGACGGCACGTCGGTGCCCGCCGTGGTCGGGACGCTGGGGGCCGTCGCCGCGCAGCTGGACCCGTCCGCCGCGGAGCTGGGCGTGCGGGCACGTCTGCGCAGCTCACGGCCTGGCGACGTGGACCGGGCGCTGGCCGACGGCAGCCTCGTGCGGACGTTCGCGTTCCGGGGTGCCACGCACCTGATGACGCCGGAGCAGGCCGGGGTGCACCTCGCGCTGCGCACGTCGAGCCGCATGTGGGAGCGCGCGTCGTGGCAGAGCCACTACGCGTTGGCCCCCGGGGACTGGCCCGCGTTGCGCGCGGCCGTGCGGGAGGCGTTGACGTCCGGGCCGCTGACGCGGGCCGAGCTGGCGGCGGCCGTCACCACCGACGCCCGGTTCCGTCATCTCACCGCGGCGTTCACCGATCCCTCGGCGACGTTCCTCAAGCCGTTGGCGTGGCAGGGCGACCTGAGCCTGGGCCACCCGCGCGACGGCGCCATGACGCTGCAGGGCCTTGACGCGAACCCGCGGTGGACCGGCCTGCCGGACCTCGACGACGCAGGACCGCGCGCCGTCGAGACGTACCTGCGCGCGTACGGGCCGGCCGCACCGCGCCACCTGCACTACTGGCTGGGCCAGGGGCTGGGCGTGCGCAGCACCCTGCTGCGCCGGTGGCTCGACGCCCTGGGCGCCCGCCTGTGCGACGTCGAGGTCGACGGGGAGCCGCTCCTGGTGCTGCGGGACGACCTCGACGAGCTGACGGCGACGGCACCGACCGCCGTGGTCCGACTGCTGCCGCAGTACGACCAGTGGGTCCTGGGCCCCGGCACCGCCGACCCGCACATCGTCCCGCCGGACCTGCGCCCGGAGGTGAGTCGTGGCGCGCGGGTCGTCGTGGTCGACGGCGTCGTGGCGGGCACCTGGACCCGCACCGGCGACACCGTCCGGCTGACGTGGCGACCGGGGTCACCGCGATCGACGGACGACGCGCTCGACGCCGAGATCGCGCGGCTGGGCGGGTCCCCCGCTGCGATCGTCGCCGGCTGAGGGGGAAGGTCAGAAGAAGACGATCGCCGACACCGTGAAGATCACGACGAACCCCGCCGCCAGGACCGTCCGCAGGGTGGGGCTCGCCTGGTCGACGCGTGCCTTGAGGCGTCGGTACATCCACATGTCGAGCTCGCCCAGGGGGATGCTGAGCAGCACGGCCGCGACGATCGACAGGACGAACACCCGGATGAAGCCCACCCCCGGGAGCGTCGCGTAGAGGGTGCGGATCACCGGCAGGTGGCAGAGGTAGAGCATGTAGCTGTAGTTGCCGAGCCGGTTCCCGAGCCGTCCGACGGGCGTGTCACCGAAGACCGGTCGCCAGCCCTCGTACCGCGCGAGCGACAGCACGAGCAGCGCGCTGCCGAATCCCAGCCCCCAGCGGCCTCCGGTCACGCCCTGGGACGAGCCGAAGAGCCACAGCGCCGTCCCGACGATCCCCGCGACGACCGGGTGCGGGGGCCGGTGCAGCACGAGCGGCAGGAGCATGCCGAACGCGAAGGCCGTCGTGACGCCGACGAACGGCAGCTCGTGCGCCGGGAAGACGTTGATCGAGGGGTTGTCGGGCCACAGGACGTTGTGCACGAGGATCAGGCCGAGCCAGCCGATCAGCACGGACGCAGCGCTCTGGACGCGCCCCAGGGCGATCAGGACGGCCACGAAGACGTAGAACGCGATCTCGAACACGAGGGTCCACTCGACGCCGAGCGGGTAGGTCGCGCCGCCGTAGGGCAGCAGCGACAGGGCGTAGACGTCGACGGGCGCCTTGATCGGCGACCAGATCGACGCGACGAGCACGAGCGCGACGACCACGAAGAACGGCGGGTAGATCCGCACGAGGCGGTGCAGGAGGAACTGCGGTGCCGAGTACCGCTGCATCGAGGACGCCATGAGGTAGCCCGACAGCGCGAAGAACAGCGACACCCCCACCGCCCCGAGCCAGCCGGGCACGTACTGCAGGGCCCAGGTGCTGCCCCGTTGGAGCGACTGGTAGACGGCCGCGTGGTAGAAGACGACGGCCAGCGCCGCGACGAACCGCAACCACTGCAGGCTGTAGACCCGCTGGGTCCGCTCCACGTCCACGGTGGGGGTCACGACCGCCACTGTCCCGCCCTCCGTCCGTCCTCCGCCCGCCACAGGGCAGGACGCCGAGCGGATGCTACCGCCCGACGGGCCCCTGGCCGTCAG encodes the following:
- a CDS encoding acyltransferase family protein, producing the protein MTPTVDVERTQRVYSLQWLRFVAALAVVFYHAAVYQSLQRGSTWALQYVPGWLGAVGVSLFFALSGYLMASSMQRYSAPQFLLHRLVRIYPPFFVVVALVLVASIWSPIKAPVDVYALSLLPYGGATYPLGVEWTLVFEIAFYVFVAVLIALGRVQSAASVLIGWLGLILVHNVLWPDNPSINVFPAHELPFVGVTTAFAFGMLLPLVLHRPPHPVVAGIVGTALWLFGSSQGVTGGRWGLGFGSALLVLSLARYEGWRPVFGDTPVGRLGNRLGNYSYMLYLCHLPVIRTLYATLPGVGFIRVFVLSIVAAVLLSIPLGELDMWMYRRLKARVDQASPTLRTVLAAGFVVIFTVSAIVFF